In Microcaecilia unicolor chromosome 1, aMicUni1.1, whole genome shotgun sequence, the following are encoded in one genomic region:
- the LOC115464298 gene encoding oocyte zinc finger protein XlCOF6-like: IHTGVKPFACTECGRSFTVKDALRRHWRIHKGIKPFICTKCNKSFSQKTSLTIHQRIHTGVKPFICTECNKSFRQKGDLTIHQRIHTGVKPFICTECNKSFRQKGDLTIHQRIHTGVKPFICSECNKSFRQKGDLTKHQRIHTGVKPFICSECNKSFNQKVNLTIHQRSHTGVKPFICSECNKSFRQKGDLTVHQRIHTGVKPFICTECNKSFRQKGDLTIHQRIHTGVKPFICTECNKSFRQKGDLTKHQRIHTGVKPFICTECNKSFNQKVNLTIHQRIHTGVKPFACTECGRSFTVKDALRRHWRIHKGIKPFICTKCNKSFSQKTSLTIHFE, from the exons atccacactggagtaaagccttttgcatgtactgagtgtggtagaaGCTTTACTGTGAAAGACGCACTCAGAAGACACTGGAGAATCCACAAAGGCATCAAACCATTTATTTGCActaagtgtaataaaagcttcagtcagaaaacaagcctcacaatacaccagagaatccacacaggagtgaaaccattcatctgcactgagtgtaataaaagcttcaggcagaagggagacctcacaatacaccagagaatccacacaggagtgaaaccattcatctgcactgagtgtaataaaagcttcaggcagaagggagacctcacaatacaccagagaatccacacaggagtgaaaccattcatctgcagtgagtgtaataaaagcttcaggcagaagggagacctcacaaaacaccagagaattcacacaggagtgaaaccattcatctgcagtgagtgtaataaaagcttcaatcagaaggtgaacctcacaatacaccagagaagccacacaggagtgaaaccattcatctgtagtgagtgtaataaaagcttcaggcagaagggagacctcacagtacaccagagaatccacacaggagtgaaaccattcatctgcactgagtgtaataaaagcttcaggcagaagggagacctcacaatacaccagagaatccacacaggagtgaaaccattcatctgcactgagtgtaataaaagcttcaggcagaagggagacctcacaaaacaccagagaatccacacaggagtgaaaccgttcatctgcactgagtgtaataaaagcttcaatcagaaggtgaacctcacaatacaccagagaatccacactggagtaaagccttttgcatgtactgagtgtggtagaaGCTTTACTGTGAAAGACGCACTCAGAAGACACTGGAGAATCCACAAAGGCATCAAACCATTTATTTGCActaagtgtaataaaagcttcagtcagaaaacaagcctcacaataca ctttgagtga